From the Cucurbita pepo subsp. pepo cultivar mu-cu-16 chromosome LG05, ASM280686v2, whole genome shotgun sequence genome, one window contains:
- the LOC111795677 gene encoding uncharacterized protein LOC111795677 encodes MGSSEEERLVQMIDDFIESPQPPTPSSSNPLPLPSNTHYFFTLKEILGNTARTAEIEVSQAVMKHMRRKTDAPKTTPLKKWLVMKLKMDGYHSCDLCHTSWVTSTGCPPGDYEYIEMKAEGGKRMIIDIDFKAQFEVARATESYKQLTQALPSVFVGSEEKVVQIISILCSAAKQSLKESGLHIPPCRTSTYMQRKWVATSQQRPKAAPLVKAIGKRVWGGGSALSTQFSNMSINCC; translated from the exons ATGGGGAGTTCAGAGGAGGAAAGATTAGTTCAAATGATTGATGATTTCATTGAATCACCTCAACCTCCaaccccttcttcttcaaatccTCTCCCTCTTCCCTCCAACACCCATTATTTTTTCACTTTAAAG GAGATTCTTGGGAACACTGCAAGAACAGCTGAAATTGAAGTGAGTCAGGCTGTGATGAAGCACATGAGAAGGAAAACAGATGCTCCCAAGACCACCCCCCTTAAGAAATGGCTTGTCATGAAGCTCAAAATGGACGGCTATCATTCTTGCGACCTTTGTCACACCTCTTGGGTCACTTCCACGGGATGCCCACCCG GGGATTACGAGTACATTGAGATGAAAGCAGAGGGTGGGAAAAGGATGATAATAGACATAGATTTCAAGGCGCAATTTGAAGTGGCAAGAGCAACAGAGAGTTACAAGCAGCTGACACAAGCACTGCCATCGGTGTTCGTAGGGAGTGAAGAGAAGGTTGTGCAAATAATATCAATTCTATGCTCGGCAGCCAAGCAGTCGCTTAAGGAGAGTGGCCTCCATATTCCCCCTTGCAGAACTTCCACTTACATGCAGCGCAAATGGGTGGCTACTTCCCAACAAAGGCCCAAGGCAGCGCCGTTGGTGAAGGCAATTGGGAAGAGGGTTTGGGGCGGTGGCTCTGCCTTGTCCACTCAATTTTCCAATATGAGTATCAATTGTTGTTGA